GTACAAAACCGCCCGGCGCGGGTACGAAGTGACCGCTTGGGCCTTTCCAAGCCAGTGGACCGAGGAGCCGCATGGCCGAGCAAAAGTACTTCGAATACGTCGCCCAGTCCGGCGAGACTGTCCGGCGCGCCACCATCACGGCCACGGACGAGCGGATGGTGCGCGCCATCCTGCGCGAGCAGGGCATGACCCCCATCGAGATCAAGCGGGTCAAGGCCCGGGTCGAGGAGGAGGAGGCGTCCTTCGGCGCGCCCGGTGGGCTCTACGGCCGCGAGAAGAAGCGATCCTACTATTACATCGCGATCCCGACCGACGGCGGCGAGAACGTGCACGGCGAGATCATCGCCTCCAACGATCGCGAGGCCCGCCAGCAGCTTCGCGAGCGCGGCCTGATCCCCTCCAAGGTCGAGATCAAGCGGCTCTGGCACGACCTGATGATGGCAGGCAAGGTCTCCACGGTCGCCGAGATCCGCGCCCATGCGCGCGAGTCCAGCCGGCCTGCGACCTTCGGCCGCCGCGTCGCGCTGCTGCTCAACCGTCGCATCGGCCTCAAGGACATGCTCTTCTACGCGTCCCAGCTCGCCACCATGAACGAGGCGGGGCTCTCCTTCGCGCAATCCATGGACATCCTCTCGGGCCTCATCACCAACCAGCGCCTGCGGATCATCCACGAGGTCGTGCGCCAGCAGGTGATGGAGGGCGTCTCGCTCGCCGACGCGTATCGCAACTTCGAGAACGAACTGCCGCGCATCTTCATCGAGCTGATCACCGTCGGGGAGGCGAGCGGAAACCTCGAGCACACCCTGAACCGCATGGTGACCTACATGGAAAAGCAGCTCGAGATCCAGGGGAAGATCCGCTCGGCCATGACCTACCCGCTGATCATGATCGGCCTGATCACGGCGATCGTGCTGGGCCTGACGATCTTCGTGGTGCCGACCTTCGTCCAGCTCTTCGACTCCTTCAAGGTCGAGGTGCCGGTCACCACCAGGATGCTGCTCGGCTTCAGCTGGTTCGTCACCCACCACTGGTACCTGTTGCCGGTTCCCCCCGTGGGGATCTTCCTGCTGTGGAAGGGGGTCCTTGCGACCAAGTTCGGTCGGCAGTTCTACGACCTGTGGGAGTATCGCTTCCCGATCTTCGGCAAGCTGGTCTACAAGATCACCATCTCCCGGATTCTTCACAACCTGGCGCTCTTTCTGAACTGCGGCATCACCATCCTCAGCGCGATCGAGCTCACGCAGCAGTCCATCGGCAACGCCTACACCTCGATCAAGCTGGAGGGCATCCGGGTGGGCGTGTCCCAGGGCATGCGCCTGTCGTCTCTCTTCGAGGGGACCGAGCTCTTCCCGCCGATGGTCAACTACCTGCTCATCGCGGGCGAGGAGTCGGGCTCCATCGACGAGCTGCTGGAGCGGGGCGCCAAGTATGTTGACCAGGAGGTCGACGCCTCGATCAAGACGCTCACCAGCGCGATCGAGCCCATGCTGACCGTGGTGGTGGCGGGGGTGGTCCTGTTCGTGGTGGGCAGCCTCTACCTTCCGCTCGTCGGCCTGATGAAGGGCGGCGCCGGCGGCGCCGGGGGGATGTGATGCAAGGCAGACAGCGGGGCTTCACCCTCATGGAGCTCACCCTCACGGTTGCGATCGCCATGGTGATGCTCGCGGGCAGCATGTGGGCGCTCAAGCAACACAACGCCGAGGCGCGGGTCCAGCAGAGCAAGGTGACGCTCGCCACCCTGCGCACCCAGATCGCGAGCTTCCGCTACCGGGTGGGGCGCTTCCCGAAGCGCTCGGAGATCTACGCCAACGGCTTCATCCCCGGGATGGCGAGCGTCTCCGAGGCCGTGAGCGGCGTGCCCCTCGTCTACCTGACGGGGGAGGCGACGCCGAGCTGGGGAGGCTGGCTGTACGACGAGGCGAGCGGCATCGTGGCGCCCAACCTCGATCCCGTGCGTCATCCCGGCGACCTTCCGTCCCTCTGGTGAAGCGATGGTGCGTTTTTCACAGTCTTTGTTCAGGAACTCCCGTTAAATTGGGATGGGATTGGTTGACATGCTGATGAAAGTGTCGTCCCGGTGAGAACACCAAAAGGTTATGTTGGTCTCTATGTCACGAGCGACAAGATCGAGGCGGTGCTTCCCGCTTCGATCGATGGCTCCATCGAAGAGACCTACACCTACCCCCTACCCCCCGGTCTCATCACCGACGAGGGGGGCGTCGAGTCGTCCGACGATCTGGGCGCGGCCCTCAAGGAGGCGTGGAAGGCTCTCGGCCTGCGCACCAAGCGGGTCGTTCTGATCCTCAACTCGCGCCAGGCCATCGTGCGCCTGGTCCGTCTGCCTCACCTGCCCCTCAATCAGCTGAACCACGCCATCCTCTCCGAGGCCGAGCAGTTCGCCCTCTTCCGCAACGACGCCCCCATGGTCGATTACTTCGTCGCCAGCCAGGAGGGGGATTTCATCCAGGTCTGTTACGGAGCGGCCGCCGAAACCCTCCTCAAGCCCTATGAAGCCGCCATCAAGACGGCCGGCCTGCGTCTGGCCGGGGTGGACCTGGTGCAGATGGCGGGTCAGCGCGGCATGGCCTACTACCACCCGCCCGACGATGCCCCCTGGATCGGCGTCCTGCTCATCCCGCAGCGCCTGATCGTCACGGCCTGGATCGAGGGCAAGCTCGCGGCGGTTCGCGAGCTGGTGCTGCCCGAGCGGGACAACATCTCCATGGAGCTGGTCGCGCTCAACTACCTGCCGGATGCGGTGCGCTCGGTCGCGGGCGTCAGCCTCGGCGAGGAGCCGCGCCTGGTCATCGGCGCCCAGCGCCCCGAGGACGCCCGCGAGCTCGCCTCGCACGCCGAGGCCCACATCAAGCTGCCCATCTGCATCGCCGAGCCGGCCGAGCTGGACCCGGACCTGGATCTGCCCTCGTGCGTGGCGCTCGGCGCCGGCCTCTGGGGCCGCAGCGACACCCTCCCCTCCTTCAACCTCGTCAAGGGCAAGGCGCCGGCCGTCGAGCTCCCCAGCCTCTCCTTCAAGATCCCGCTGGACGTGGTCAAGGATCGCGCGCAGCAGGTGGCGATGCCCGCGCTGGTCGGGGTGACCGGGCTCGCCCTGCTGGGTGGGGCCGGCTGGCTCTGGTCGCAGAACGCGGCGGGTAAGGTGCAGGACCTCAAGGGCAAGATCGCGGCCGCCCGCACCGAGAGCCTCTCGCTGGAAACCGAGCTCAAGAAGTCCGAGGCTCCGCCCCAGGTCGAGGTGCTGCGCCAGTGGATCCCGCACCACGCTGAGACGCGCTTCGCCGCGGACCTGGTCTCGAAGCTCAGGGGGATCGTGCCGGCCGACACCTGGATCGGCACCGTCTCCTACGTCTCCGGCCGCGAGGTGCGCCTGCAGGGGGCGGCGCTGAGCCAGACGTCGTGCCTTTACTTCGCCGATCAGCTCGGAGCGATCGATGCCGTCGCCCAGGTCCGAATCCTCAGGCTCGAGAAGCAGGGCGAGACCTACACCTTCGAACTCCAGGCGCAGCTGGGTCAGAAGTATCGAACGGACGTGCTGCCATGATGGAGCGGGTCGATCGCAGGGTCGTGCTCGGGGGGATCGCGGGCGCCGCCGTGCTCGGCGGTCTGGCCTACTTCGTGCTCGCCATTCGTCCGGCGGCCCTCGAGGTCGCCACGCTGAGCGCCGAGCTCGATCGGGTCATCCAGCAGCAGAACGCGGCCTCTCAGCGCCTGGCCGAGAGCAAGGCCCGCGTCAACCCGGCGGACGACGAGATCCAGCGGCTCAAGCTGTTCGATCTGCGGCAGGAGCAGGGTTTCGACACCGCGCTCGCCAATCGATCCAACGTGGGCCTCATCGCCCTCTCCGAGATCCTGCAGCGCCATGCGATCACCATCGAGGCCCTGACTCCCGGGCCCATCGACGAGGAGAAGATCGCGGTGCAGTCCGTGCCCCAGGCGGGGGTGCTGCACCGTCGCTACCAGATCCGGGCCCGGGGCCGGTATCAGGACGTCCAGGCGGCCTTCAGCGCCTTCAAGACCCTGCCGCCCGCCCTCGAGATCGACCAGTACGACATCCAGTACGTCGGCGCCGAAGGCAACCGCGCGAACGTCCTCTTCCAGCTGGGCTTCGGGTTCAACTTCCTCGTGTCCCTCGAGCAGCTCGATCGCTTCTCCGATCTGGCGTCGGCGTCGGTCCTGCCTGCGCCTGCCTTCACCTTCAGCACGCCCGCGCCCGCGGCCGCCCCTGCCGCCTCCCCCTCTTCACCCCAGGTCTCGACCCGCCGGACCTGGTGGTCGGCGATCGCGGCATGGGTTGATCCGAGCGCGGAGGCCGCACCGGCTCCAAGCCCGACCCGCTCGCCTGCTCCCGCGCTCAAGACCTACTCGTTCAGCGTGGATCGGGGCGTGACCCTCGGGCGACTCGAGCCCTTCTTGCCGCTCGGCGCGGCCCGCGAGGCGCCGGTGCCGGCGCCGCTTCCCAGGGCCGTCGCCCTGCCCTCGGCGGTGGCACCGCTGCCCTCCACCCAGCTGCTCGCGGTCCTGCTCTCCAACAACGGGCAGGCGAGCGCCCTCCTCCAGGTGGGCAACGATCGCCTGCGCGTGCGGGCGGGCTCGATGCTCGCGGGGGGCGGCCTGGTGGCTGCGATCGGCAAGGATTTCGTGCTGGTTCGTCAGGGCGGCGCCCTGCATCGCATCGGCCTGGGCGCGGACGCTCCCTTGTCGCGAGCGGCAGTCTCCCCGGCCTTGCCGCCCTTGGTCCCCGACTTCCCCAGCGTCCCGACCCTTCAGATCCCGGGCGAGCCCACGTCCGTGTTCGACAAGACCAGGAGGTAGCGATGGATCAGGCGGCGGCCTCGAGCGGCACGGGCGGGCTGCGGAAGAAGATGATCGGCGAGTGGCTGTGCAACCTCGGCCTGATCTCGCCCTTCCAGCTCTCGGAAGCCCTCAGCACGCAGCAGGAGAGCGGAGAGCGCATCGGTCAGATCCTCATCCAGAAGGGGTATCTGAACGAGCGAGAGCTCTCCGAGATCCTGACGCTGCAGGAGGTGCTGGCGACCAAGTCCTCGCTCCTGGACTTCCCCATCGAGGCCGAGACGATCGCCCTCATCCCCGAGGCCTTCGCCCGCAAGAACCTGCTGGTCCCCCTCATGAAGGTGGGGCGCCGCCTCATCATCGCGACCCGCAACATCGACGACCCCAAGCTGCTCGACCACCTCTCGCTGCTCACGGGCTACATCGTGGTGCCGATCGGCTTCCGCGAGGAGGACCTCAGCGCTGCGCTCGGCCGCTTCTACGAGGATCGCTCGCGCCGGGTGGACGACACCATCGAGCGCGCGATCAAGCGCACCGGGGCCGGGCGCGACGACGGCCGCCGCCAGCAGGCGCAGGACATCTCGGCCAGCACCGAGGTGGACGCGCCGATCGTCGAGCTGGTCAACTCGATCCTGACGGACGCGGTCGAGCGAGGTGCCGCCGACATCGCCTTCGACCCCACCGAGGACGGGCTCGCGATCCGCATGCGCAGCGACGGCGTCATGACGACCGTTCTCAAGCTGCCCCGCGCCATCGAGGCGTCGGTGATCACCCGCATCAAGGTCATGGCGGGGATGAACATCACCGAGAAGCGCCGCCCCCAGGACGGACGTTTCTCGGTCGTGGTCAACGGCGAGAAGATCGACTTTCGTACCTCGTGCATCGCCACCCACTGGGGCGAGCGCATCTCCATGCGAATCCTGCGCACCCGCTCGATCCTGCACGGACTCGATAACCTGGGGTTCTCCCAGCGCGATCGCGACACCCTCGAGCAGATCCTCCTGAGCCCCATCGGGGTCATCCTCGTCACAGGTCCCACGGGCAGCGGCAAGACGACCACCCTCTACGCGGTGCTCCAGCAGTTCGATCGCGAGTCGGACAGCATCATCACCATCGAGGACCCGGTCGAGTACCCGGTGCCGGGGATCGCCCAGATCCAGGTCAACCCCAAGATCGACCTGAACTTCTCGAGCGCCCTGCGCACCGTGCTGCGCCAGGATCCCGACGTCATCATGGTGGGTGAGATCCGCGACCTGGAGACCCTCGAGACCGCGACCAGCGCGGCGATGACCGGTCACCTGGTGCTCTCGACCCTTCACACCAACGACGCGGTCAGCACCGTGACCCGCATGATCGAGATGGGCATCCCCCCCTACGTGGTGGGGGGCACCGTCTCGGGCATCGTCGCCCAGCGCCTGATCCGATGCGTCTGCAGCGCGTGCAAGACGACGCGCAGCGCCACCGTCAAGGAGAAGGCGTTCCTGAACGTCCCCGTCGAGGAGGAGCTGACGCTCGCGGTCGGGACGGGCTGCGAGCGCTGCAACGGCACGGGCTACAAGGGCCAGCTCGGCGTCTTCGAGATCCTGCGCATCACCCGCCCCATCCAGAGCCTGATCAGCCGCGGTGAGCCGAGCACCGTCATCCAGGACGAGGCGAACCGCCTGGGGATGAACTCCCTGCTGGACGACGCCAAGGAGAAGGTTCTCAAGGGCCTCTCGACCGTGGACGAGGTCATCCGCTGCCTGGGCACCGGCACCAACTAGCAAGAAAGCAGCGGGGCGGCCTCTGGCCGCCCCGCTTTCATCGCCAGGCGCGCGGGGCGGCCACCCGCCGGACATAGACGGGGGTGGATTCCCTGGTGGGCTGGAGAATCAGCTGGATCTGGATGCTCGGCGGGTCGGCCGCGAGGTTCGAGAACAGAGGAGCGATGAGGGCGGGCGCGTTGTCGAAGTCCTTCACCCCGACCCGGAAGGGGTCGTAGTTCGCGATCGCGCGCTGAGGCCCCACGGTGGTCGAGACGCCGACGGGGTTGCCGGGGGGGACGTACTCGGTGCGCGTGAGGACGCCGAAGCCCGGCGAGCCTGGCTGCTGGGCCATCCGGTAGACGATGCGGCTGGTGGGGGTCCTGAAGTCGACGACCAGCGGGGTCGGCGGGACCATTGTGGTGGCCTGGTCCAGCTCCGCGGCCATTCGTTCCACGACCTCCACCCCGTCGTTGCCGCTTGCGAGCTCGCTGGCCACCATGCCCAGGGACTGGCCGAAGGTGCGGTAGCCGATGAAGAAGGCGCTGAGGAAGGCGGTGCTCAGCGAAAGGGCGAGCACCAGCTCCAGCAGGGTGAGGCCGGCTTCAGATTCCAGGTCGACGGCCATTGGTCACCCCCAACTTCCAGAAGCGCGTGAAGGACATGGTGGCGGTCGAGGGGGCGCCATTGACGGTCGGCCTCACGGTGACCGCGTACTCGGCCAGGTCGTAGGTACCGCCTCCCGCGTGGCCCGCCGTCGGGGCCTCGACCTGGCGAACCGAGACGTCCGCGTAGATGCTCTCGGTCCCCAAGGGCAGCGGGGCGAGGACCGTGGGCAGGGCGGGGTTGGTCCGCAGCGCCTTAAGCGAGGCGACCTGGGCATTCATGTACTGCTCGACGATCCTCGGCGACGCGACGGAGGCCGTGCTGCTCGCCGCGGCGCTGTCGAAGGTGGTGCGCAGGAGCTGGGCCGTCATCATCATGCCGATCAGCAGGATGACCCCCGAGATGGCGGCCTCGACGATGGTGAAGCCCCGTGCCCTCAGCCTCATCGCCGGTACTCCGTCACTTCGTACTGAGTGCCCGAGGCGACGGTCACCGTGACCAGCCGGCTGACGACCCCCCAGTCGGGGGTCGTGATCGAGGCCTTCGCCTGAAGGCTGCGAGTGCTCGGGCTTCCGCCCGACCAGCCAGGCCCGACGAAGTCGACCGAGCCTGTCGCAGAGCTCGTCGCCGTGAATCCCCCGTACTGGATCGCCAGATCGGCGAGCTTGGCGAACTCGATCGCGCTCGGGGAGGTGGTCGCGACGTCGGAGAGTTGCCGGGTGTTCCACTTGAAGAGCTGGTTGTTGATGAGGGACTCCGCGACCAGCTGCGCCTGGGTCCCTGCGAAGTTGGCGCGGCGCATCTCGGCCGCGAGGTTCAGCTGGGTCTGCAGCAGCCGGGTGAGGCCCGCGCCGGCGAGCCCCAGCGTCAGGACGATGAGGGCCGAGATCAGGACGACGTTGCCCCGCTCGCGGGGCCTGCGATCGATTGAGCGTGGTTGGCGAGTGGTTTTCACCCCAGGGTTATACCCGATCGAGCGTTGCTTCATCCCACCCGCGCGCGAGGGGCGAACTTGCCCCCCCGCAAGGGGAGTGTTAAGATTGCGGAGAGTATCCGACGGCGGGTCTTCTGGCCTGTCGTCGTTTTTGTATGTGCCTCCTG
The DNA window shown above is from Pantanalinema sp. and carries:
- a CDS encoding GspE/PulE family protein, with translation MDQAAASSGTGGLRKKMIGEWLCNLGLISPFQLSEALSTQQESGERIGQILIQKGYLNERELSEILTLQEVLATKSSLLDFPIEAETIALIPEAFARKNLLVPLMKVGRRLIIATRNIDDPKLLDHLSLLTGYIVVPIGFREEDLSAALGRFYEDRSRRVDDTIERAIKRTGAGRDDGRRQQAQDISASTEVDAPIVELVNSILTDAVERGAADIAFDPTEDGLAIRMRSDGVMTTVLKLPRAIEASVITRIKVMAGMNITEKRRPQDGRFSVVVNGEKIDFRTSCIATHWGERISMRILRTRSILHGLDNLGFSQRDRDTLEQILLSPIGVILVTGPTGSGKTTTLYAVLQQFDRESDSIITIEDPVEYPVPGIAQIQVNPKIDLNFSSALRTVLRQDPDVIMVGEIRDLETLETATSAAMTGHLVLSTLHTNDAVSTVTRMIEMGIPPYVVGGTVSGIVAQRLIRCVCSACKTTRSATVKEKAFLNVPVEEELTLAVGTGCERCNGTGYKGQLGVFEILRITRPIQSLISRGEPSTVIQDEANRLGMNSLLDDAKEKVLKGLSTVDEVIRCLGTGTN
- a CDS encoding type II secretion system F family protein; its protein translation is MAEQKYFEYVAQSGETVRRATITATDERMVRAILREQGMTPIEIKRVKARVEEEEASFGAPGGLYGREKKRSYYYIAIPTDGGENVHGEIIASNDREARQQLRERGLIPSKVEIKRLWHDLMMAGKVSTVAEIRAHARESSRPATFGRRVALLLNRRIGLKDMLFYASQLATMNEAGLSFAQSMDILSGLITNQRLRIIHEVVRQQVMEGVSLADAYRNFENELPRIFIELITVGEASGNLEHTLNRMVTYMEKQLEIQGKIRSAMTYPLIMIGLITAIVLGLTIFVVPTFVQLFDSFKVEVPVTTRMLLGFSWFVTHHWYLLPVPPVGIFLLWKGVLATKFGRQFYDLWEYRFPIFGKLVYKITISRILHNLALFLNCGITILSAIELTQQSIGNAYTSIKLEGIRVGVSQGMRLSSLFEGTELFPPMVNYLLIAGEESGSIDELLERGAKYVDQEVDASIKTLTSAIEPMLTVVVAGVVLFVVGSLYLPLVGLMKGGAGGAGGM
- a CDS encoding type II secretion system protein; its protein translation is MQGRQRGFTLMELTLTVAIAMVMLAGSMWALKQHNAEARVQQSKVTLATLRTQIASFRYRVGRFPKRSEIYANGFIPGMASVSEAVSGVPLVYLTGEATPSWGGWLYDEASGIVAPNLDPVRHPGDLPSLW
- the pilM gene encoding pilus assembly protein PilM; its protein translation is MRTPKGYVGLYVTSDKIEAVLPASIDGSIEETYTYPLPPGLITDEGGVESSDDLGAALKEAWKALGLRTKRVVLILNSRQAIVRLVRLPHLPLNQLNHAILSEAEQFALFRNDAPMVDYFVASQEGDFIQVCYGAAAETLLKPYEAAIKTAGLRLAGVDLVQMAGQRGMAYYHPPDDAPWIGVLLIPQRLIVTAWIEGKLAAVRELVLPERDNISMELVALNYLPDAVRSVAGVSLGEEPRLVIGAQRPEDARELASHAEAHIKLPICIAEPAELDPDLDLPSCVALGAGLWGRSDTLPSFNLVKGKAPAVELPSLSFKIPLDVVKDRAQQVAMPALVGVTGLALLGGAGWLWSQNAAGKVQDLKGKIAAARTESLSLETELKKSEAPPQVEVLRQWIPHHAETRFAADLVSKLRGIVPADTWIGTVSYVSGREVRLQGAALSQTSCLYFADQLGAIDAVAQVRILRLEKQGETYTFELQAQLGQKYRTDVLP